GCGGCGCCGGAAAGCTGGCCTGGCCGGGGCTGGTCCGCATCGCCGATGACCTGTATCCCGGGTTCCGGGACTAGGCGGGGCATCTAAAGAGCGGCTGTCGCGACTGACGTCGCTCCCACGGGGATGTGCACCTGTTCTCCTGTGGGAGCGACGTCAGTCGCGACAGCATACGAACGGCATCCAGGCGGCACGGAGGCTTGATCGGCCCGGTTGCCGAGCTGCTCTCCCTCCTTTCAGCGATCAGGCTCGAGAAGGTGCATCAAGATGCACCCTACGGACCGGCCGACGCGCCGGGCCGTGGCCCACGGCGGGTGCATCTTGATACACCGCCAACGCCATCCCCGGGTCGCGGCTTGCGCCGCTCCTACTCCTCGAACAGGTCCTTCAGTGCCGGCGCCATGCGGCGGATGCTGGCCTCGCCTTCGGCAATGGCTTCCTCTGCGCGGTCGAACTCCAGCAGCCCGATCTGGGCGAGTCGGGGTGAGACCAGCAGATCCGGCGGATCGCCGGCCATGCGGCTGCGGGTGATGCGGTCCTGCATGATGTTGATGGAATTGGCGGTGACCTGCATGAGGCCGGGGCCAGGCTCGGTTGCCGGTGTCCCCCGGGCGCCGGGCCTGAACTGGGCCATCTGCTGGAAATAGGGAATCTGCGGGAGTGGCGGCATCTGGGGGATGGGCGGCATTTTCAGCCACGGGGCGTGGGCACGGATGCCGGCAGCCAGGCGGTCCACCCAGTTGGGATCGGAACGCTCCGCAGCACGCTGCCGCGACCCCGTGCCGCCACGACGGAAGTGGCGACCGAGCAGGTCCCCGTTCAGGCTCACGGCAATCACCCGCTCGGCGCCCATGGCACGGCACAGGGACACCGGCACCGGATTCACCAGACCACCGTCCACCAGCCAGCGGCCGTTGTGGTGCACCGGCGTGAACATGCCCGGCAGCGACATGGAAGCGCGCACGGCCTCCGCCACCGAGCCCTCGCGCATCCAGACTTCCAGCCCGGTATCCAGTTCCGTGGCCACGGCGCCGAAGGGCAGACGCAGATCCTCGAACTGCGCGTCGCCGAAGTTCTCGTGGAAGGTGCGTACCAGGCGCTTGCCCTCGAAGAAGCCGCCCGGAGAGAACCCCAGATCCATGTAGCCGATGATGTCCCGGCGGGTGAGCCGCAACACCCATTCCTCGAAGCCCTCCAGGGCATCCAGGCCGTAGATGGCGCCGACGATGGCCCCCACCGATGTGCCCGCCACCAGATCGGGCTCGATATCCATCTCGGCCAGTGCCTTGATCACGCCCACGTGGGCCCAGCCACGGGCGGACCCGCCGCCCAGGGCGAGACCAATGCGCGGGCGCTCGGAATCGGATGCGTTCACCTGACTTCCCCCGCTCCTTGCCGATCTTTCACGCCCTCATCATACCGACCAGCCCAGGGGTGCTGGAACGCGTGTCACTCCGGCGGCAACGCGGCCAGCAACGCCTCCAGCGGCAACAGCAGGCAACGGTGACGTGCAGGATGGTCGCGCAGGGCGGACAGGCCTTCCAGCGGGCTGGGCAACGGGGTGCCGGCGTCGGCGACCAGGGCGTCGCGGGCAGCCTGCTCAAGGGCGGTCACCGTGTCGGCATCCAGGCCGGGCAGGTGCTCGGTGAGCAGTGAGGCCGCGGCCATGCACACGGCACACCCACGTCCATGAAAACGCACCTCCTCGATGCGCCCATCCACGAGCCGCAGGCCCATGCGAATGCGGTCCCCGCACAGGGGGTTGTCCGCCTCCGCGGTGACGGGAAGATCATCTACCGGTCCGTAGTTCCGCGGGTGCCGGTAGTGATCCAGGATCTGGTCGCGATACAGGGCTTCCATAGTCTGGTGTCCGCTCGCTACAAGGGTTTGCGGTCCTTCAGCCGCTGGCCGGTGCCGCCGTGGCGCAGCAGGACCATCTCTCCCAGGATCGCCAGGGCGATCTCCTCGGGTGAACGCCCCCCCAGGTCCAGGCCAGCCGGGGCCACCACGGCCTCCAGTTGTTCGCCGGTAAAGCCGTCTCCGCGAAGGGACTCCAGCACCAGGCGGGCGCGCTTGCGGCTCGCCACCAGGGCAATATAACCGGCCCCGGCGTTCAGGGCCCGGCTCACGGAGTGGTGATCACCCTTGTGCTGGGTGGCGACCACGACGAAGTCGTCGCGGCGGGGTTGCAACTGGCTGTAGTCGAGATCATCAGTGTATACTCGCACGGCGTCGGGAAAGCGTTCCGTGGTGGCACGCGGATCGTCGACGATGACGTCGAACCCGCTCACCGTGGCCATGCGGCACAGGCTCTCCACCAGCCGCCCCTGACCCAGCAGCCACACCGAGGGCCGCGGCAGCATGGGCTCCACCCACACCTGCATGCTGCCGCCGCAGGGAACGCCGGTGCCGAGAATCTCGTCGTCCATGTCGATGGGCACCAGCTTGCCTTCACCGGCCGTCAGCACTTCCCGCGCGGCGGCGGAGGCAGCGCTATCGGCACAACCGCCGCCCACCCAGCCCGCAAGCAGGCGGCCGTCGGCGTCGAACACCGCCTTGGCTCCCTTGTCGGCGGAAACCGACCCCTCAATGCCCACCACAGTGGCCACCACATGGGCCTCGCCGCGGTCGCGCAAATCCACCAGCACGTCGAGAATGTCCCGGTTGGTCACGTTCGTCGCTCCTCAATGCGTTGCAAGTCCGCCGGCGTATCCAGGTCCACCACCACGTGGTCGTTGGCCATGGGCACGGCCAGAACCTCTTCCGGACGGCGCTCGATGAGCCGCCGGCAGCCGAGATTCCGCTCCCCGGCGAGAATGGCGTCGCGATGCTGCCAGTCCAGCAGGATCGGGTTACCACGCCGGCCGTCGTAGGTGGGGACCAGGATGGAGCGCCCCTGACGCTCGTCGAAGGCGTCGATCAGGTGATCCACATCTTCCGGCTCCAGTCGCGGCTGGTCGGCCAGGGCGATGAGCACGCCGTCAAAGCTGCCTTCCAGCGCCGCCAGGCCGTGATGAACGGAGGTCATCTGGCCTTCGCGATAGTCGGGATTCACCGTGGTTGCCACAGGCAGGTCGGCCACCAGGCTGGCCGCCAGTTCGGCTTCGTGACCGAGCACCACCACGACCTGGGCCACCCGCGAAGCCACCAGGACGCGGGCAGAGCGTGTAAGCATTGGCTCACCGCCAACCACGAGCCCAAGCTTGTTGCAGCTGCCCATGCGGCGGGACTCCCCCGCCGCCAGAAGGATGGCGGCGATGCGGCTCACGATGCGCCGCCTCCGCAGCAGCCACTGCCAACGACGGCGGCCTCTGCCACCGCCGTTGAAGCCGGCGCATCCGCTGTCGCGGAGGCGGACGCCGATGCCGCCCTCTCCCCGAGTCCGGCGCGCCGCCACTGCACCACCTGCGCCAGCACCGCCAGCGCAATCTCCACCGGCGTGCGGGCACCTATGGCCAGTCCCGCCGGCGCGTGCACTGCAGCCAGCCGTTCCGCCGCATGCCCCCGCTCGGCCATGCTCGCCAGCAGCGAATCCGCCTTGCGCCGACTGGCGATCAGGGCAATCGCCTCCGCCGGACCGCTCAGTGCGGATTCCAGGGCCGGACGGTCGCCCTGGCCCTGGGTGGCGACCACCGCCCAGCGCGGCTCCGGCCAGTCGGCGGGAACCGTGTGATCAGCGGCGTGGCGGGTGGCGCCATCAAAGTCTCCAGCCTCGGTCCCGGGCGCCAGCACCTGGACCTCCAACCCGGCACGTGCAGCCAGCCCCGCAAGATGACGGGCAGTGGGTGCCGCGCCATGAATCCGCAGCACCGGCGCCACCGTCATCGGCTCCACAAACAAATCCAGGGTGCCGCGGCTGGCACACCCCATGTTGAAATCGACAATCCCTTCCTCGCCCCGCTCCTCGCTCTCGCTGGGGGCCACACGGATCAAGCGCGGTTCCCCGGTGGCCAGCACGTCCCGGGCGGTCCGCGCGACCGCCGGCTGCACGCAGCCGCCGCCGATCCAGCCGTGGATGGTGCCGTCGGCGGTCACCACGGCCTTGTCCCCCGGCTTGCCCGAGGTGGGTGACAACGCCCGCACCACGGTGACCACAGCACAGGGCTCACCCTGTGCCTGCAGGCGCGTGAGCGTATTCCAGATGTCGTGCAACTGTGTCATTCGGACCTCACAAGCGCACCAGATCGTGCTCCAGGGCCAGCAGACTCTCCAGGCTGTGGGCCGGCGCGAGCCGATCCAGGTAGGGCAACGCCGCCTTCATGGCCCATGCTTCGGGGGCGTAGCCGCGGCGGCCCATGAGCGGGTTCAGCCACACCAGGCGCCCGGCACGCCGACGCAGCTCGGACAGTGCTTCCACCAGGTCGGCCGGTTCCCCCGTATCCAGGCCGTCACTGAGCACTACCACCACGCTGCGCCGACGCACCGCCTGCCCGTACTGGCGGTTGAAGGCCGCCAGGCATTCGCCGATCCGGGTCCCCCCGCTCCAACCGGACGACAGCAATGCCAGTTTCTCCCGCATACGCTCCGCCGACGGCTCGGCCAGGGCATCCGTGACCCGCACCAGGCGGGTATGGAACACGAACGCCTCCGAGCCGGGAAACGCTGCCATGGCCCCGGCGGCAAAACGCAGGAAGCGATAGCTGTAGAGACTCATGGAGCGGCTGGCGTCCACCAGCACCACCAGGTTCGGCGGCTGCCGGCGGACCCGCTGCCACACCGGCTCCATGGGCACACCACCCTGCCCCAGGCTGCGCCGCAGGGTCCGGCGCAGGTTCAACCGCCGCCCCTTGCGCACCGTGCGCCAGCGCCGCCGCAGCCGGTGCTGCCAGCGGCGGGCCATGCGATCGGTCAGGGCGTCCAGGGCGCGGCGCTCCTCCGGGTCATTCAGGTGGCGGAAGTCCGTGCGACCCAGGCTTTCCGTGCCGGTGGCGCCTTCCCGGGTGCCACCGGGGTCGGCCTCGTCATCGCCACTGCCCTCGCCGGGCCGGTCAGGCTGACTGCCGACTTCGCCGCGCCCGCTGCCAGGCACCGGCTGCAGGCCACCGCCCGCACCGGTGGCCTGGGCACGGACGCCGCGCTTGGGAAACCAGAAGTCGGCGAAGATGGTATCGAATTCCCGCCACTGTTCCGGTGTGCCGCAGTACAGCGCCCGCAGGGAATCGCGCAGGTGCTCGCGCCGGCTGACATCCACGGCCTCGGCAATCCGCAGCGCGTCGTGCTGCTCCTGGATGCCCACGGGCCAGCCCCGTGCCCGCAGGGTGCGGGTGAAGTCCAGCAGACCTGCCGTCACCGGCGCTGTCATCAGCGGGCTCCCGCCGCCAGGGCGGCCACATCCTCGCGGGTGAGGCTGTCCCGGTCCTGCCGGGTCTTGATCAGGCAGGAGAGCGTGTCCAGCAGGGCATCGGCATCCATGTCCAGCCGCTCAATGCCCAGGCCGTTCAGCGCCGCCGCCCAGTCCAGGGTCTCGGCCACGCCGGGGGCCTTGCGCAGCCCCTGCTGCCGCAGGGCCTGGACGAAGCGCACCACCTGGCCCGCCAGCACGGCATCCACCTCCGGCAGCCGGGCGGCCATAATGGCCTGCTCCTTTTCGGCGCTGGGATAGTCCAGATAATGGTACAGGCAGCGCCGTCGCAGGGCATCGGAGAGCTCCCGCGTGGCGTTGGAGGTCAGGATCACCCGCGGCCGGCT
The DNA window shown above is from Aquisalimonas sp. 2447 and carries:
- a CDS encoding VWA domain-containing protein; this encodes MTAPVTAGLLDFTRTLRARGWPVGIQEQHDALRIAEAVDVSRREHLRDSLRALYCGTPEQWREFDTIFADFWFPKRGVRAQATGAGGGLQPVPGSGRGEVGSQPDRPGEGSGDDEADPGGTREGATGTESLGRTDFRHLNDPEERRALDALTDRMARRWQHRLRRRWRTVRKGRRLNLRRTLRRSLGQGGVPMEPVWQRVRRQPPNLVVLVDASRSMSLYSYRFLRFAAGAMAAFPGSEAFVFHTRLVRVTDALAEPSAERMREKLALLSSGWSGGTRIGECLAAFNRQYGQAVRRRSVVVVLSDGLDTGEPADLVEALSELRRRAGRLVWLNPLMGRRGYAPEAWAMKAALPYLDRLAPAHSLESLLALEHDLVRL
- a CDS encoding XdhC family protein, which encodes MTQLHDIWNTLTRLQAQGEPCAVVTVVRALSPTSGKPGDKAVVTADGTIHGWIGGGCVQPAVARTARDVLATGEPRLIRVAPSESEERGEEGIVDFNMGCASRGTLDLFVEPMTVAPVLRIHGAAPTARHLAGLAARAGLEVQVLAPGTEAGDFDGATRHAADHTVPADWPEPRWAVVATQGQGDRPALESALSGPAEAIALIASRRKADSLLASMAERGHAAERLAAVHAPAGLAIGARTPVEIALAVLAQVVQWRRAGLGERAASASASATADAPASTAVAEAAVVGSGCCGGGAS
- a CDS encoding XdhC family protein, translated to MTNRDILDVLVDLRDRGEAHVVATVVGIEGSVSADKGAKAVFDADGRLLAGWVGGGCADSAASAAAREVLTAGEGKLVPIDMDDEILGTGVPCGGSMQVWVEPMLPRPSVWLLGQGRLVESLCRMATVSGFDVIVDDPRATTERFPDAVRVYTDDLDYSQLQPRRDDFVVVATQHKGDHHSVSRALNAGAGYIALVASRKRARLVLESLRGDGFTGEQLEAVVAPAGLDLGGRSPEEIALAILGEMVLLRHGGTGQRLKDRKPL
- the sufU gene encoding Fe-S cluster assembly sulfur transfer protein SufU translates to MEALYRDQILDHYRHPRNYGPVDDLPVTAEADNPLCGDRIRMGLRLVDGRIEEVRFHGRGCAVCMAAASLLTEHLPGLDADTVTALEQAARDALVADAGTPLPSPLEGLSALRDHPARHRCLLLPLEALLAALPPE
- a CDS encoding patatin-like phospholipase family protein; translation: MNASDSERPRIGLALGGGSARGWAHVGVIKALAEMDIEPDLVAGTSVGAIVGAIYGLDALEGFEEWVLRLTRRDIIGYMDLGFSPGGFFEGKRLVRTFHENFGDAQFEDLRLPFGAVATELDTGLEVWMREGSVAEAVRASMSLPGMFTPVHHNGRWLVDGGLVNPVPVSLCRAMGAERVIAVSLNGDLLGRHFRRGGTGSRQRAAERSDPNWVDRLAAGIRAHAPWLKMPPIPQMPPLPQIPYFQQMAQFRPGARGTPATEPGPGLMQVTANSINIMQDRITRSRMAGDPPDLLVSPRLAQIGLLEFDRAEEAIAEGEASIRRMAPALKDLFEE
- a CDS encoding NTP transferase domain-containing protein — protein: MSRIAAILLAAGESRRMGSCNKLGLVVGGEPMLTRSARVLVASRVAQVVVVLGHEAELAASLVADLPVATTVNPDYREGQMTSVHHGLAALEGSFDGVLIALADQPRLEPEDVDHLIDAFDERQGRSILVPTYDGRRGNPILLDWQHRDAILAGERNLGCRRLIERRPEEVLAVPMANDHVVVDLDTPADLQRIEERRT